In one Aedes albopictus strain Foshan unplaced genomic scaffold, AalbF5 HiC_scaffold_118, whole genome shotgun sequence genomic region, the following are encoded:
- the LOC134284432 gene encoding histone H2A: protein MSGRGKGGKVKGKAKSRSNRAGLQFPVGRIHRLLRKGNYAERVGAGAPVYLAAVMEYLAAEVLELAGNAARDNKKTRIIPRHLQLAIRNDEELNKLLSGVTIAQGGVLPNIQAVLLPKKTEKKA, encoded by the coding sequence ATGTCTGGCCGCGGCAAAGGAGGCAAAGTTAAGGGAAAGGCAAAGTCCCGTTCCAACCGTGCTGGATTGCAGTTCCCGGTCGGTCGTATCCACCGTCTGCTGAGGAAGGGCAACTATGCCGAGCGTGTCGGTGCCGGTGCCCCCGTCTACTTGGCTGCCGTGATGGAGTATCTGGCTGCTGAAGTCCTCGAGTTGGCAGGAAACGCTGCTCGTGACAACAAGAAAACCAGAATCATCCCCCGTCATCTGCAGTTGGCCATCCGCAACGACGAAGAATTGAACAAACTGCTGTCTGGCGTCACCATTGCCCAGGGTGGTGTCCTGCCAAACATTCAGGCTGTTCTGCTGCCCAAGAAGACCGAAAAGAAGGCCTAA
- the LOC109397482 gene encoding histone H2B — translation MAPKTSGKAAKKSGKAQKNIVKGDKKKKKQRRKESYAIYIYKVLKQVHPDTGVSSKAMSIMNSFVNDIFERIAAEASRLAHYNKRSTITSREIQTAVRLLLPGELAKHAVSEGTKAVTKYTSSK, via the coding sequence ATGGCACCGAAAACCAGCGGAAAGGCCGCCAAGAAATCCGGCAAGGCCCAGAAGAACATTGTCAAGGgtgacaagaagaagaagaagcagcgcAGGAAGGAAAGCTACGCTATCTACATCTACAAGGTGTTGAAGCAAGTCCACCCGGACACTGGCGTCTCGTCGAAGGCTATGAGCATCATGAACAGCTTCGTCAACGACATCTTCGAACGCATTGCCGCCGAAGCCTCCCGTCTGGCTCACTACAACAAGCGCTCGACTATCACCTCTCGCGAAATTCAGACCGCCGTCCGTCTTCTGCTCCCAGGAGAGTTGGCCAAGCACGCCGTTTCCGAAGGCACCAAGGCCGTCACCAAGTACACCAGCTCCAAGTAA